One Cucumis sativus cultivar 9930 chromosome 1, Cucumber_9930_V3, whole genome shotgun sequence DNA segment encodes these proteins:
- the LOC101220449 gene encoding translation initiation factor eIF-2B subunit gamma isoform X2, producing the protein MVTSVPEDVGTAGALRAISRHLTANDILVVSGDLVSDVPPGAVAATHRRNGAVVTAMLCSVPVSGSSESGSAGGKDKTKKAVIHNIVGLDPTKQFLLYIASGAEIEKDYKIQKSILRAVGQMDIRADLMDAYMYAFKRSALQKVLDQKDTFRSLRQDVLPYLVRSQLRSEVLLNGTPRTEENGLEKVGSHKIQVLLSQILSNSSATSFHDLYASGADGSIPVRKTHKCCVYIPPSSNYCARLFSIQSYSDINRDVIGEASHLSGYSFSAQNNIIHPSAQLGSKTTVGPHCMLGEGSQMGDKCSVKRSVIGRHCRIGSNVKIANSVVMDHVTIADGCSIQGSVICSNVQLQERAVLRDCQVGAGFVVTAACEYKGEALARKEK; encoded by the exons ATG GTTACTTCTGTTCCTGAGGATGTTGGAACCGCTGGTGCACTTCGGGCCATCTCTCGCCACTTAACAGCAAATGATATATTG GTTGTGAGTGGTGATCTTGTTTCTGATGTTCCTCCTGGTGCAGTTGCAGCTACACATAGACGGAATGGTGCTGTAGTTACTGCTATGCTCTGCTCTGTTCCAGTCAGTGGATCTTCAGAGTCTGGATCCGCTGGTGGAAAAGACAAGACCAAGAAAGCAGTAATCCACAACATCGTTGGACTTGATCCTACCAAGCAATTTTTACTATACATAGCATCTG GTGCTGAAATTGAGAAAGACTATAAAATTCAGAAAAGCATACTCCGTGCAGTAGGTCAG ATGGATATCCGAGCTGATCTCATGGATGCATATATGTATGCGTTCAAAAG ATCTGCTTTGCAAAAGGTTCTTGATCAAAAAGATACTTTCCGTAGCCTTAGGCAAGATGTGTTGCCCTATCTTGTGCGGAGCCAGTTG AGGTCAGAAGTTTTACTGAATGGAACACCCCGAACAGAAGAAAATGGGCTTGAGAAAGTTGGTTCCCATAAGATCCAAGTATTGCTGTCACAGATTCTCTCTAATTCGTCTGCTACAAGTTTCCATGATCTTTATGCGAGTGGTGCTGATGGATCTATTCCTGTTCGAAAAACACATAAATGTTGTGTTTATATTCCTCCTAGTAGTAACTATTGTGCTCgcttattttcaattcaatcatACAGCGACATAAATCGGGAT gTTATTGGAGAGGCAAGTCATCTTTCAGGTTATTCTTTCTCTGCGCAAAATAACATCATTCATCCTTCTGCACAACTTGGATCAAAAACCACC GTGGGACCCCATTGTATGTTGGGAGAAGGTTCACAGATGGGTGACAAATGTAGTGTGAAACGATCAGTAATTGGCCGCCATTGCCGGATAGGATCCAATGTGAAG ATCGCTAATTCGGTCGTCATGGACCATGTTACCATTGCTGACGGTTGTTCAATCCAAGGCTCGGTTATCTGCAGCAACGTACAACTTCAGGAGCGTGCTGTTTTAAGAGATTGTCAA GTAGGAGCAGGTTTTGTGGTGACTGCTGCTTGTGAGTACAAAGGAGAGGCCTTggctagaaaagaaaaataa
- the LOC101222958 gene encoding uncharacterized protein LOC101222958, producing the protein MNSLNRIQLLSSADNNQILQLFRQIKQPHFGSSFFHGRSFSTRSSSSSSSSGAGKFINGDDEWNDTWESAWLPEDLSPKNKAPWESDVNFPSGNPTVVFPSDVDADTKAFVEDMTENWDERRKASQTQKQGVNQEEKGGDGGGGGGSLYSLENIKKDYRLQKQRIHANLWMKEIEKQEEARLGDSIAGSGDDIERLMDSCSEIFESVNDDLNRSKVPSSSEFRNKPDGWETLSKGHDGNVWEMTQREEDILQQEFDRRIAYNKFQIASFIKTHIFSRRRPIDGWKYMIEEFGPNAKKGKGSVSRLPNLSDSSTQPFKEEKVVASPSLKPLRRS; encoded by the exons ATGAATTCCCTTAATCGCATTCAACTTCTTTCTTCAGCAGACAACAATCAAATTCTTCAACTGTTTCGCCAAATCAAACAACCTCATTTCGgttcttccttcttccatgGCAGATCCTTCTCCACCagatcttcttcttcttcctcgtcCTCCGGAGCCGGCAAGTTTATCAACGGCGACGATGAATGGAACGATACTTGGGAGTCCGCTTGGCTTCCTGAAGACCTTTCACCAAAGAACAAGGCGCCATGGGAGAGTGATGTGAACTTCCCGTCTGGAAACCCTACGGTTGTGTTTCCGTCGGACGTTGATGCAGATACCAAAGCGTTTGTTGAAGATATGACTGAGAATTGGGATGAGAGGCGGAAGGCTTCTCAAACGCAGAAACAAGGAGTGAATCAGGAAGAGAAGGGAGGTGATGGTGGTGGCGGTGGTGGGTCGCTTTATAGCTTGGAGAACATAAAGAAAGATTACAGATTGCAGAAGCAGAGGATTCATGCTAATTTGTGGATGAAGGAGATTGAGAAGCAAGAGGAGGCTAGGCTGGGGGATTCCATTGCTGGCAGTGGGGATGACATTGAAAGATTGATGGATAGCTGCTCTGA GATTTTTGAATCAGTCAATGATGATTTAAACCGTTCAAAAGTTCCAAGTTCTTCGGAGTTCAGAAATAAACCTGATGGATGGGAAACATTATCCAAAGGTCATGATGGAAATGTATGGGAGATGACacaaagagaagaagacattCTCCAGCAGGAGTTTGATCGTCGTATTGCTTACAACAAATTTCAG ATTGCTAGTTTCATCAAGACCCATATATTTAGTCGTCGGAGACCAATCGATGGATGGAAATACATGATAGAGGAATTTGGGCCAAATgccaagaaaggaaaaggtaGTGTTTCAAGGTTGCCTAATCTTTCTGATTCTTCAACCCAACCCTTCAAGGAGGAAAAAGTTGTAGCCTCCCCTTCTCTCAAACCCTTAAGAAGGAGTTAA
- the LOC101222720 gene encoding ABSCISIC ACID-INSENSITIVE 5-like protein 2, with the protein MGIQTMGSQLNGQQSHLHPASLPRQNSWYGLTLDEIKNQLGGMGKPLGSMNLDELLHNIWTAEANQSMGMESESSSSVHYLQRQASFSLARALSGKTVDHVWKEIQEGQKKKNRENLKSQNSETTLGDVTLEDFLIQAGIYAEASPSPLDAIDTMTLTEKNFSPEMGLLSSSLSLGTLSDTTIPKRRRDPSDTLEKTMERRLKRKIKNRESAARSRARKQAYHNELVNKVSRLEEENLKLKKEKEFDNRMQSKPISEPKYQLRRTSSASF; encoded by the exons ATGGGGATTCAGACGATGGGTTCTCAATTGAACGGCCAACAATCTCATTTACACCCTGCCTCATTGCCAAGGCAAAACTCATGGTACGGTCTTACTCTTGATGAGATTAAAAACCAGTTAGGTGGAATGGGAAAGCCATTAGGCAGCATGAACCTTGATGAGCTTCTTCATAACATCTGGACAGCTGAAGCCAACCAATCCATGGGAATGGAAAGTGAGAGTTCCTCTTCAGTACATTATCTCCAACGTCAGGCCAGTTTCTCACTTGCCAGAGCATTGAGTGGGAAGACTGTTGATCATGTGTGGAAGGAGATTCAAGAAGggcagaagaaaaaaaatcgtgaaaatttgaaaagtcaGAATAGTGAGACTACACTTGGTGATGTGACTTTAGAGGATTTCTTGATACAAGCTGGGATTTATGCCGAGGCTTCTCCAAGTCCCTTGGATGCCATTGATACTATGACATTGACAGAGAAGAACTTTTCACCAGAAATGGGATTGTTGTCATCATCCCTTTCACTTGGCACACTGTCAGATACAACAATACCAAAACGGAGAAGGGATCCCTCAGACACACTTGAGAAGACTATGGAGCGGAGGctaaagagaaaaatcaagaatAGGGAGTCTGCTGCTCGTTCTCGAGCGAGAAAACAG GCCTATCATAATGAACTGGTGAACAAGGTCTCACGCCTTGAAGAAGAGAATTTAAAGCTCAAGAAGGAAAAG GAATTCGACAACAGGATGCAGAGCAAACCAATCTCAGAACCGAAGTATCAGCTGCGTAGAACTAGTTCAGCTTCTTTCTAA